A part of Brassica rapa cultivar Chiifu-401-42 chromosome A05, CAAS_Brap_v3.01, whole genome shotgun sequence genomic DNA contains:
- the LOC103868363 gene encoding ABC transporter G family member 41 isoform X2 — translation MAQTGADDDEKAQSLQAEFASGDDKEELRSQWATVERLPTYKRITTALFQRRDESSDKGRVIDVTKLEAAERHLLIEKLVKQIQADNLHLLRKIRKRIDEVGIELPTVEVRFSDLSVEAECEVVHGKPIPTLWNSVKGILSVSNIKCVCYIDLEMEGCCRFHVLYGRLFLCVANSKTLDGCLQEFICSKKETKISILKGLSGIVRPGRMTLLLGPPGCGKTTLLQALSGRLAPSVKVGGEVSYNGCLLSEFIPEKTSSYISQNDLHIPEMSVRETLDFSACCQGIGSRMEIMKEISRREKVREIVPDPDIDAYMKAISVIGLKNNMQTDYILKILGLDICADTRVGDASRPGISGGQKRRLTTGELVVGPATTLFMDEISNGLDSSTTFQIVSCLQQLAHIAGATILVSLLQPAPETFELFDDVILMGEGKIIYHAPRADICRFFEDFGFKCPERKGVADFLQEVMSKKDQEQYWCLRDKPYSYISVDSFIDKFQESNLGVLVKEELSKPFQKSQSRKDGLCFRKYSLGKWEMLKACSRREYLLMKRNSFIYLFKSGLLVFNALVTMTVFLQAGATTDARHGNYLMGSLFTALFRLLADGLPELTLTLSRMGVFCKQKDLYFYPAWAYAIPSIFLKIPLSVFDSFLWTLLTYYAIVYSPEVGRFFRQFLILFTFNISCVSMFRAIAAIFRTFVASSIIGAISVLFLSSFGGFVIPKSSMPAWLEWGFWISPLSYAEIGLTANEFYAPRWRKLISGNTTAGEQVLDVRGLNFGRHSYWIGFAALIGFIFFFNVLYALALTYRNNPQRSRAIVSHGKNIQPSDEDFKPCPSRAKTGKIILPFKPLNVTFQNVQYQIETPQGKKRQLLSDVTGALKPGVLTSLMGVSGAGKTTLLDVLSGRKTRGDIKGEIRVGGYPKVQETFARVSGYCEQFDIHSPNITVEESLKYSAWLRLPYNIDSKIKNELVNEVLETVELEDIKYSMVGLPGVSGLSTEQRKRLTIAVELVANPSIIFMDEPTTGLDARAAAIVMRAVKNVAETGRTVVCTIHQPSIDIFETFDELILMKNGGQLVYYGPLGKHSSKVIDYFERIPGVPKIQKNCNPATWMLDITSKYTEEQLGMDFAQAYKDSTLYKENKLVVEKLSSSSLGSEDLSFPSRFSQTGWGQLKACLWKQHCSYWRNPSHNLTRIVFMFLNSTLCGLLFWQKAKDINNQQDLFSIFGSMYTLVIFSGINNCATVMNFIATERNVFYRERFARMYSSWAYSFSQVLVEIPYSLLQSLLCTIIVYPMIGYHMSVYKMFWSWYSTFCSLLVFNYCGMLMVALTPNIHMALTLRTTFFSMVNLFAGFTIPKQKIPKWWIWMYYLSPTSWVLEGLLNSQYGDVDKEIIAFGETKRVSAFLVDYFGYRHDSLALVAFVLIAFPIVVASLFAFFMSKLNFQKK, via the exons ATGGCTCAAACAGGTGCAGATGATGATGAAAAGGCACAGTCTTTACAAGCTGAGTTTGCTTCTGGCGATGACAAGGAGGAGCTTCGGTCGCAGTGGGCTACAGTTGAGAGATTACCTACGTATAAAAGGATTACTACTGCTCTGTTTCAGAGAAGAGATGAATCTTCGGATAAAGGGAGAGTCATTGATGTTACTAAACTTGAGGCTGCTGAGAGACATTTGCTGATTGAAAAGCTTGTCAAACAAATCCAGGCTGATAACCTCCATTTACTCAGAAAGATAAGGAAGAGAATCGATGA GGTTGGTATAGAGTTACCAACGGTGGAAGTGAGGTTCAGTGACCTTTCTGTTGAAGCGGAATGTGAGGTAGTTCATGGAAAGCCTATCCCCACTCTTTGGAATAGTGTCAAAGGCATACTATCTGTAAGTAACATTAAATGTGTTTGCTACATCGATCTGGAAATGGAGGGCTGTTGCCGTTTCCATGTTCTTTACGGAAGGTTGTTTCTCTGTGTGGCTAATTCAAAAACACTTGATGGTTGTTTACAGGAGTTCATCTGTTCAAAGAAAGAAACCAAGATAAGCATCTTAAAAGGCTTGAGCGGTATCGTAAGGCCTGGAAG AATGACATTGTTGCTCGGTCCTCCTGGTTGTGGCAAAACCACTCTGTTACAGGCACTTTCTGGACGACTTGCCCCTTCAGTAAAG GTTGGAGGAGAAGTAAGTTACAATGGTTGCTTACTTTCAGAGTTTATTCCAGAGAAAACGTCGAGTTATATAAGTCAAAACGATCTGCATATTCCAGAGATGAGTGTGAGAGAGACGCTCGACTTCTCTGCGTGTTGCCAGGGCATCGGAAGCCGAATGG AAATTATGAAGGAGATCAGTAGAAGGGAGAAAGTCCGAGAAATTGTTCCAGATCCTGATATAGATGCTTACATGAAG GCAATATCTGTTATAGGTTTGAAAAACAATATGCAAACTGACTATATCTTAAAG ATCCTGGGACTCGATATCTGTGCAGATACACGAGTTGGAGATGCCTCGAGGCCTGGAATATCTGGTGGCCAAAAGAGGAGGTTGACAACAG GAGAACTGGTTGTGGGTCCAGCTACGACTCTGTTCATGGATGAAATATCGAATGGTTTGGACAGCTCAACTACGTTCCAGATAGTGTCATGTCTCCAGCAGTTGGCGCATATAGCTGGAGCCACCATATTGGTTTCACTTCTTCAGCCTGCACCAGAAACGTTTGAGCTTTTCGACGATGTGATTCTGATGGGCGAAGGAAAGATAATTTACCATGCTCCTCGAGCTGATATCTGCAGATTCTTTGAAGATTTTGGATttaagtgtccagagaggaaaGGCGTTGCTGACTTCCTCCAAGAG GTTATGTCTAAAAAAGATCAAGAACAATATTGGTGCCTGAGAGACAAGCCCTACAGTTATATATCTGTTGATTCATTCATCGACAAGTTTCAAGAATCAAATCTTGGGGTTCTGGTAAAGGAAGAACTCTCCAAGCCGTTTCAAAAGTCTCAGTCTCGCAAGGATGGTTTATGTTTTAGAAAATACTCATTGGGTAAATGGGAGATGCTTAAAGCTTGCTCGAGGAGAGAGTATCTTTTGATGAAACGCAACTCTTTCATTTACTTGTTCAAATCTGGACTG TTAGTTTTCAATGCGCTAGTAACAATGACCGTTTTTCTACAAGCTGGAGCTACGACGGATGCTCGTCATGGGAACTATCTTATGGGTTCTCTCTTCACTGCTCTGTTTAGACTTCTTGCTGATGGGCTTCCAGAGCTCACTTTGACTCTCTCTAGAATGGGAGTGTTCTGCAAACAAAAAGATTTATACTTCTATCCTGCTTGGGCATATGCAATCCCTTCAATTTTCTTAAAGATACCTCTTTCGGTTTTTGACTCGTTCCTTTGGACATTACTCACATATTATGCCATTGTTTACAGCCCCGAAGTCGGAAG GTTCTTTCGACAGTTCCTTATCTTATTTACATTCAACATTTCGTGTGTATCAATGTTTCGCGCCATAGCAGCAATCTTTCGCACGTTTGTTGCTTCCTCAATCATCGGAGCTATCTCTGTATTGTTTCTCTCATCATTCGGAGGCTTCGTTATTCCAAAAT CGTCCATGCCTGCTTGGCTGGAATGGGGATTTTGGATTTCTCCATTGTCATATGCTGAGATTGGTCTAACTGCAAATGAATTTTACGCTCCACGGTGGAGAAAG TTAATCTCTGGCAACACTACGGCCGGGGAACAAGTGTTAGATGTACGTGGACTGAATTTCGGAAGGCACTCTTATTGGATAGGTTTTGCGGCTTTAATCGGGTTTATATTCTTCTTCAATGTCCTCTACGCATTGGCTTTGACATATCGGAATA ATCCACAAAGATCCCGTGCTATTGTCTCTCATGGGAAGAATATTCAGCCCTCAGACGAAGATTTTAAGCCCTGTCCGTCCCGAGCTAAAACAG GAAAAATCATCTTGCCTTTCAAGCCCCTCAATGTCACATTTCAAAACGTGCAGTATCAGATTGAGACTCCTCAG GGAAAGAAGCGGCAGCTTCTCTCGGATGTGACAGGCGCATTGAAGCCCGGAGTTCTCACATCTCTGATGGGTGTCAGTGGAGCTGGTAAAACGACTCTTCTTGATGTCCTTTCTGGAAGGAAAACACGTGGTGACATCAAAGGAGAGATCCGAGTTGGAGGGTATCCTAAGGTTCAAGAAACTTTTGCACGAGTATCAGGTTACTGTGAACAGTTTGATATTCATTCTCCTAATATAACAGTGGAAGAGTCTTTGAAATACTCTGCTTGGCTTCGACTTCCCTATAACATCGATTCAAAGATCAAGAAT GAACTCGTCAATGAAGTTCTTGAGACAGTCGAGCTTGAGGATATTAAATATTCCATGGTGGGACTTCCAGGAGTTAGTGGTTTATCCACAGAACAACGCAAAAGGCTGACTATAGCTGTGGAGCTTGTTGCTAACCCTTCCATCATATTTATGGATGAACCTACCACAGGGCTAGACGCAAGAGCCGCTGCCATTGTTATGAGGGCTGTGAAAAATGTTGCTGAGACTGGGAGAACGGTTGTTTGCACGATCCACCAGCCGAGCATAGATATCTTCGAGACATTTGATGAG CTGATCCTAATGAAAAACGGGGGACAGCTTGTCTACTATGGCCCTCTTGGAAAACATTCAAGTAAAGTTATAGACTACTTTGAG AGAATTCCTGGAGTTCCAAAGATCCAAAAGAACTGTAATCCAGCCACCTGGATGTTAGATATTACTAGTAAATATACAGAGGAACAACTTGGAATGGATTTTGCACAAGCATACAAGGATTCAACTCTGTACAA GGAGAACAAACTGGTGGTTGAGAAACTGAGTTCTTCGTCTTTGGGATCAGAAGATTTGAGCTTTCCTTCGCGTTTTTCACAGACAGGTTGGGGGCAACTAAAGGCTTGCCTTTGGAAACAACATTGCTCGTATTGGAGAAACCCTTCTCACAATCTCACTCGCATAGTCTTCATGTTTCTCAACTCTACGTTATGTGGCCTTCTCTTCTGGCAAAAAGCTAAGGACAT AAATAATCAGCAAGATCTTTTCAGCATATTTGGCTCAATGTACACTCTAGTAATCTTCTCGGGTATAAACAACTGTGCAACAGTGATGAACTTCATTGCAACCGAACGCAACGTTTTCTACCGTGAAAGGTTTGCTCGGATGTATTCCTCATGGGCATACTCATTTTCTCAG GTCCTTGTTGAGATTCCATACTCATTACTCCAGTCCCTTCTATGTACTATAATCGTATATCCAATGATCGGTTACCATATGTCAGTCTACAAAATGTTTTGGAGCTGGTACAGCACTTTTTGCTCGTTGCTTGTCTTCAACTACTGTGGCATGCTTATGGTCGCTTTGACGCCTAACATCCATATGGCATTGACTCTACGGACGACTTTTTTCTCCATGGTAAATCTGTTTGCTGGCTTTACCATTCCGAAACAG AAAATCCCAAAATGGTGGATATGGATGTACTACTTGAGCCCCACATCATGGGTGTTGGAAGGCTTACTGAATTCGCAGTACGGAGATGTTGACAAAGAGATAATAGCATTTGGTGAGACGAAGAGAGTTTCAGCTTTCCTGGTGGATTACTTTGGTTACAGACATGACTCGTTGGCTCTTGTAGCGTTTGTCCTCATCGCTTTCCCCATTGTCGTGGCTTCTCTTTTTGCCTTCTTCATGAGCAAACTCAATTTCCAAAAGAAATAG
- the LOC103868363 gene encoding ABC transporter G family member 41 isoform X1, producing MAQTGADDDEKAQSLQAEFASGDDKEELRSQWATVERLPTYKRITTALFQRRDESSDKGRVIDVTKLEAAERHLLIEKLVKQIQADNLHLLRKIRKRIDEVGIELPTVEVRFSDLSVEAECEVVHGKPIPTLWNSVKGILSVSNIKCVCYIDLEMEGCCRFHVLYGRLFLCVANSKTLDGCLQEFICSKKETKISILKGLSGIVRPGRMTLLLGPPGCGKTTLLQALSGRLAPSVKVGGEVSYNGCLLSEFIPEKTSSYISQNDLHIPEMSVRETLDFSACCQGIGSRMEIMKEISRREKVREIVPDPDIDAYMKAISVIGLKNNMQTDYILKILGLDICADTRVGDASRPGISGGQKRRLTTGELVVGPATTLFMDEISNGLDSSTTFQIVSCLQQLAHIAGATILVSLLQPAPETFELFDDVILMGEGKIIYHAPRADICRFFEDFGFKCPERKGVADFLQEVMSKKDQEQYWCLRDKPYSYISVDSFIDKFQESNLGVLVKEELSKPFQKSQSRKDGLCFRKYSLGKWEMLKACSRREYLLMKRNSFIYLFKSGLVTFLLLSKEGSIIIYHSMLNPLFFLQLVFNALVTMTVFLQAGATTDARHGNYLMGSLFTALFRLLADGLPELTLTLSRMGVFCKQKDLYFYPAWAYAIPSIFLKIPLSVFDSFLWTLLTYYAIVYSPEVGRFFRQFLILFTFNISCVSMFRAIAAIFRTFVASSIIGAISVLFLSSFGGFVIPKSSMPAWLEWGFWISPLSYAEIGLTANEFYAPRWRKLISGNTTAGEQVLDVRGLNFGRHSYWIGFAALIGFIFFFNVLYALALTYRNNPQRSRAIVSHGKNIQPSDEDFKPCPSRAKTGKIILPFKPLNVTFQNVQYQIETPQGKKRQLLSDVTGALKPGVLTSLMGVSGAGKTTLLDVLSGRKTRGDIKGEIRVGGYPKVQETFARVSGYCEQFDIHSPNITVEESLKYSAWLRLPYNIDSKIKNELVNEVLETVELEDIKYSMVGLPGVSGLSTEQRKRLTIAVELVANPSIIFMDEPTTGLDARAAAIVMRAVKNVAETGRTVVCTIHQPSIDIFETFDELILMKNGGQLVYYGPLGKHSSKVIDYFERIPGVPKIQKNCNPATWMLDITSKYTEEQLGMDFAQAYKDSTLYKENKLVVEKLSSSSLGSEDLSFPSRFSQTGWGQLKACLWKQHCSYWRNPSHNLTRIVFMFLNSTLCGLLFWQKAKDINNQQDLFSIFGSMYTLVIFSGINNCATVMNFIATERNVFYRERFARMYSSWAYSFSQVLVEIPYSLLQSLLCTIIVYPMIGYHMSVYKMFWSWYSTFCSLLVFNYCGMLMVALTPNIHMALTLRTTFFSMVNLFAGFTIPKQKIPKWWIWMYYLSPTSWVLEGLLNSQYGDVDKEIIAFGETKRVSAFLVDYFGYRHDSLALVAFVLIAFPIVVASLFAFFMSKLNFQKK from the exons ATGGCTCAAACAGGTGCAGATGATGATGAAAAGGCACAGTCTTTACAAGCTGAGTTTGCTTCTGGCGATGACAAGGAGGAGCTTCGGTCGCAGTGGGCTACAGTTGAGAGATTACCTACGTATAAAAGGATTACTACTGCTCTGTTTCAGAGAAGAGATGAATCTTCGGATAAAGGGAGAGTCATTGATGTTACTAAACTTGAGGCTGCTGAGAGACATTTGCTGATTGAAAAGCTTGTCAAACAAATCCAGGCTGATAACCTCCATTTACTCAGAAAGATAAGGAAGAGAATCGATGA GGTTGGTATAGAGTTACCAACGGTGGAAGTGAGGTTCAGTGACCTTTCTGTTGAAGCGGAATGTGAGGTAGTTCATGGAAAGCCTATCCCCACTCTTTGGAATAGTGTCAAAGGCATACTATCTGTAAGTAACATTAAATGTGTTTGCTACATCGATCTGGAAATGGAGGGCTGTTGCCGTTTCCATGTTCTTTACGGAAGGTTGTTTCTCTGTGTGGCTAATTCAAAAACACTTGATGGTTGTTTACAGGAGTTCATCTGTTCAAAGAAAGAAACCAAGATAAGCATCTTAAAAGGCTTGAGCGGTATCGTAAGGCCTGGAAG AATGACATTGTTGCTCGGTCCTCCTGGTTGTGGCAAAACCACTCTGTTACAGGCACTTTCTGGACGACTTGCCCCTTCAGTAAAG GTTGGAGGAGAAGTAAGTTACAATGGTTGCTTACTTTCAGAGTTTATTCCAGAGAAAACGTCGAGTTATATAAGTCAAAACGATCTGCATATTCCAGAGATGAGTGTGAGAGAGACGCTCGACTTCTCTGCGTGTTGCCAGGGCATCGGAAGCCGAATGG AAATTATGAAGGAGATCAGTAGAAGGGAGAAAGTCCGAGAAATTGTTCCAGATCCTGATATAGATGCTTACATGAAG GCAATATCTGTTATAGGTTTGAAAAACAATATGCAAACTGACTATATCTTAAAG ATCCTGGGACTCGATATCTGTGCAGATACACGAGTTGGAGATGCCTCGAGGCCTGGAATATCTGGTGGCCAAAAGAGGAGGTTGACAACAG GAGAACTGGTTGTGGGTCCAGCTACGACTCTGTTCATGGATGAAATATCGAATGGTTTGGACAGCTCAACTACGTTCCAGATAGTGTCATGTCTCCAGCAGTTGGCGCATATAGCTGGAGCCACCATATTGGTTTCACTTCTTCAGCCTGCACCAGAAACGTTTGAGCTTTTCGACGATGTGATTCTGATGGGCGAAGGAAAGATAATTTACCATGCTCCTCGAGCTGATATCTGCAGATTCTTTGAAGATTTTGGATttaagtgtccagagaggaaaGGCGTTGCTGACTTCCTCCAAGAG GTTATGTCTAAAAAAGATCAAGAACAATATTGGTGCCTGAGAGACAAGCCCTACAGTTATATATCTGTTGATTCATTCATCGACAAGTTTCAAGAATCAAATCTTGGGGTTCTGGTAAAGGAAGAACTCTCCAAGCCGTTTCAAAAGTCTCAGTCTCGCAAGGATGGTTTATGTTTTAGAAAATACTCATTGGGTAAATGGGAGATGCTTAAAGCTTGCTCGAGGAGAGAGTATCTTTTGATGAAACGCAACTCTTTCATTTACTTGTTCAAATCTGGACTGGTAACCTTCCTTCTACTCTCTAAAGAAGGTTCCATCATTATTTACCATTCTATGCTCAACCCCCTTTTTTTTCTGCAGTTAGTTTTCAATGCGCTAGTAACAATGACCGTTTTTCTACAAGCTGGAGCTACGACGGATGCTCGTCATGGGAACTATCTTATGGGTTCTCTCTTCACTGCTCTGTTTAGACTTCTTGCTGATGGGCTTCCAGAGCTCACTTTGACTCTCTCTAGAATGGGAGTGTTCTGCAAACAAAAAGATTTATACTTCTATCCTGCTTGGGCATATGCAATCCCTTCAATTTTCTTAAAGATACCTCTTTCGGTTTTTGACTCGTTCCTTTGGACATTACTCACATATTATGCCATTGTTTACAGCCCCGAAGTCGGAAG GTTCTTTCGACAGTTCCTTATCTTATTTACATTCAACATTTCGTGTGTATCAATGTTTCGCGCCATAGCAGCAATCTTTCGCACGTTTGTTGCTTCCTCAATCATCGGAGCTATCTCTGTATTGTTTCTCTCATCATTCGGAGGCTTCGTTATTCCAAAAT CGTCCATGCCTGCTTGGCTGGAATGGGGATTTTGGATTTCTCCATTGTCATATGCTGAGATTGGTCTAACTGCAAATGAATTTTACGCTCCACGGTGGAGAAAG TTAATCTCTGGCAACACTACGGCCGGGGAACAAGTGTTAGATGTACGTGGACTGAATTTCGGAAGGCACTCTTATTGGATAGGTTTTGCGGCTTTAATCGGGTTTATATTCTTCTTCAATGTCCTCTACGCATTGGCTTTGACATATCGGAATA ATCCACAAAGATCCCGTGCTATTGTCTCTCATGGGAAGAATATTCAGCCCTCAGACGAAGATTTTAAGCCCTGTCCGTCCCGAGCTAAAACAG GAAAAATCATCTTGCCTTTCAAGCCCCTCAATGTCACATTTCAAAACGTGCAGTATCAGATTGAGACTCCTCAG GGAAAGAAGCGGCAGCTTCTCTCGGATGTGACAGGCGCATTGAAGCCCGGAGTTCTCACATCTCTGATGGGTGTCAGTGGAGCTGGTAAAACGACTCTTCTTGATGTCCTTTCTGGAAGGAAAACACGTGGTGACATCAAAGGAGAGATCCGAGTTGGAGGGTATCCTAAGGTTCAAGAAACTTTTGCACGAGTATCAGGTTACTGTGAACAGTTTGATATTCATTCTCCTAATATAACAGTGGAAGAGTCTTTGAAATACTCTGCTTGGCTTCGACTTCCCTATAACATCGATTCAAAGATCAAGAAT GAACTCGTCAATGAAGTTCTTGAGACAGTCGAGCTTGAGGATATTAAATATTCCATGGTGGGACTTCCAGGAGTTAGTGGTTTATCCACAGAACAACGCAAAAGGCTGACTATAGCTGTGGAGCTTGTTGCTAACCCTTCCATCATATTTATGGATGAACCTACCACAGGGCTAGACGCAAGAGCCGCTGCCATTGTTATGAGGGCTGTGAAAAATGTTGCTGAGACTGGGAGAACGGTTGTTTGCACGATCCACCAGCCGAGCATAGATATCTTCGAGACATTTGATGAG CTGATCCTAATGAAAAACGGGGGACAGCTTGTCTACTATGGCCCTCTTGGAAAACATTCAAGTAAAGTTATAGACTACTTTGAG AGAATTCCTGGAGTTCCAAAGATCCAAAAGAACTGTAATCCAGCCACCTGGATGTTAGATATTACTAGTAAATATACAGAGGAACAACTTGGAATGGATTTTGCACAAGCATACAAGGATTCAACTCTGTACAA GGAGAACAAACTGGTGGTTGAGAAACTGAGTTCTTCGTCTTTGGGATCAGAAGATTTGAGCTTTCCTTCGCGTTTTTCACAGACAGGTTGGGGGCAACTAAAGGCTTGCCTTTGGAAACAACATTGCTCGTATTGGAGAAACCCTTCTCACAATCTCACTCGCATAGTCTTCATGTTTCTCAACTCTACGTTATGTGGCCTTCTCTTCTGGCAAAAAGCTAAGGACAT AAATAATCAGCAAGATCTTTTCAGCATATTTGGCTCAATGTACACTCTAGTAATCTTCTCGGGTATAAACAACTGTGCAACAGTGATGAACTTCATTGCAACCGAACGCAACGTTTTCTACCGTGAAAGGTTTGCTCGGATGTATTCCTCATGGGCATACTCATTTTCTCAG GTCCTTGTTGAGATTCCATACTCATTACTCCAGTCCCTTCTATGTACTATAATCGTATATCCAATGATCGGTTACCATATGTCAGTCTACAAAATGTTTTGGAGCTGGTACAGCACTTTTTGCTCGTTGCTTGTCTTCAACTACTGTGGCATGCTTATGGTCGCTTTGACGCCTAACATCCATATGGCATTGACTCTACGGACGACTTTTTTCTCCATGGTAAATCTGTTTGCTGGCTTTACCATTCCGAAACAG AAAATCCCAAAATGGTGGATATGGATGTACTACTTGAGCCCCACATCATGGGTGTTGGAAGGCTTACTGAATTCGCAGTACGGAGATGTTGACAAAGAGATAATAGCATTTGGTGAGACGAAGAGAGTTTCAGCTTTCCTGGTGGATTACTTTGGTTACAGACATGACTCGTTGGCTCTTGTAGCGTTTGTCCTCATCGCTTTCCCCATTGTCGTGGCTTCTCTTTTTGCCTTCTTCATGAGCAAACTCAATTTCCAAAAGAAATAG